The Verrucomicrobiia bacterium DNA window TTTTGGCGGCAGAGTATAATTCAGGAGATGTAAGATGTACCTACGTTAAAGAGGAGGTCATCATTGATAGCGCGTCGGACAAAAAAGTTAATAAGGCTGGCATTGATGGTGGGGTTATTCCTGCTAACGCCATTAAAGATGTAATGGAGAATAATGGCGAGGTGGACCAGCCCCAACCCAAAAGCAATATTATTTATCAGCCGACAAGCGAGCCCCTTGCTGCCGTTGGGAAAGGCGTCCCTCAACTCCATAAAATCGGGGTGGCAGGCAATCAAGGAGTAATTGATAATACTCACACTCATATAGAATCCTCGTCGGCGATTCACTCAAGACTTCAACAGGTAAATGCTCCCAGTCGGAGAATTCTATCAATTAAAGACCTGTTCTGTATTTTAGATAAGAATACACGCCCAAACATTATTATAAAGATTCTTTCCATTATTCTTTTCGGATTAGCAGTATTGTTTGTATGTTTGCCTGGTTACAAACGACCAGAATTGCAGGCGAAAATAAAAAGGACTTCTGGAGAAACTGATAGCAATAGTACCCAGTTTGCGGCTAAGGTGCAAATGCCGGGTATTAATAAGGGGAAGGTAGATGGTAGGCCAAATCTTCCACCAGCGATTCGTGTGAATACAACCAATATTATGCTTCAAGCTGGTGGAAGCACCAACATTCTCGTTTTACTTGAGGATGAGGACACACCAGTTGATTCAGTAGTATTATCGGAAGTATCGGTTGACATGGGTGGCCTGCACATTCGAACTAATCAAATATTGCAGAACCAGTGGAGAATTACGTTGACAGCTGATAAGACCATCGGTAACCAAAGGGCAATCATGAGGCTTGGAGCATCAGATGGACAAACCAATACGTTAGACAAGTATTATATAACAGTAGTAAAGCCGCCAGTTGACCTGGTGGCAGGAAGTCAACAAGTAATTGCCTATCCAGGCTATCGTCATTCCTTAATTCTTCAAGGCATGGGAGACCCCGACGTGCCATTAAAATACCGGATATTAAGTTTGCCAAAGCATGGCAAAGTAGCACCGGTTGAGGGAATTATGAACAATGGTGCGGCCAAACTAGAATATCTCACATCTCCGGGGCCAAGCATGGACGAGTTAACGTTTGTAGTGTATCAAGGCGATAAGACCTCAGCGATTGGGAACGTAGCAATTCAAATTACGAACATCATGCCACTGAAAATCAGCTGGCCTGGTTCAGCAAAAATAGCGCTCCTGGTCGGCCAGTCAAGAAATTTCGATATTCAAATAACAAAGGCTCCAATTGTGAAAAATGTGGAATGGCAAGTTGAGTCCAAGCCCAAGGGGATGGTACGCGCCGCAGTCGAAACGAAAGAACAGGCGGCTCTTCTTGATTTGGAAGCCTTGCCTGGCAGCGGTGGTCATACTGTGGAGTTGACTATTAAAGTTCTTGGGGATGGCGGCGCATGCGGTGATGTCTGCAAGATTTTGCTGGTGGTTCAAAATACCAATTCTTTGCCTATGACATCATCATTGGTTAAGGAAAAGGTTTTCCGGATTAACACTGAAAACGGCATTCAGGTCGAATTCGAGATGGTGTGGGTTGCTGGCCTGCCCGGTGGGGGTGATTGGGATGAGAGTCACCGGGGAGGGGGCTGGGTTGGCAAATATGAAGTCAACCAGACCCAGTACGAGGCGTACACTAGCAGTCGGAATATGACAAATCCCAGCAGCGCGGGCAGAGAGTTCTTTAAAGAAATTAATAAGTCATGGAGCGGAAAGTTGCCTGTTGAAAATGTGACATTTAACGAAGCGGTCTCTTTTTGTGATTTTCTAAATCAAGCGACGGATAATGGGCGGGAGCGCAAGGGATGGGTTTTTAGACTGCCAACGGTTGAACAGTGGAAGCATATGTTTAACACAGCCTACCCACAATACCAGCAGGGCAAATTTATTGCTTCCACCAACCATGTGCTTTCGGTGTTTATACAGGCCGAAACAATGCATAAACACCCACTTGAAACAGGAGAGTTGCGTGATCATAATCCTCTTGGGATACAAGATCTGATTGGGAATGTCTGGGAATGGTGTGTGGCCAACGAAACAAACGCCGTCTGTTATGGTGGTGGTTTCGATACTGTGAATGCCAACGTTATTCCTTTCAGCACGCGCTCTACGAGTCGAACACATCGGTTAAAAAACGTGGGCTTTCGTGTCCTGATTGTTCCTGCTCAAAGAAACAGTTCATAAATCAATATCGAGCACTTGCCATGCAGGAAAACGAGAAACTTGGATTAATTGAGCCAATCAGCCTAGAATCTCCGTGTGGGGTGGACCTCCGGTATGACCCAGAGGCTGAATTTGACGTATTGGAATCCATGCTAACACCCGCAGCAGGTGCCGACCCTAATTGGGAAGAAATTCGGGAACGGGCACTTGCCACGCTGGCGCGAGGCAAAGACCTTCGGGTTATGATCATCCTTGCAACGGCATCCTTGAAAACCGAAGGCCTTGGGGGATTCAATGACTGTCTGGAGGTAATGGGGGAATGGCTTGAGCGATACTGGGAGAATCTACATCCGATTCTTGACGAGGCTGAGAAGGCCGGCAAGATTGAGCCACGGCGTTGCGGCATTTTGGAGAATTTAGCCTTAATACCGGGAGAGCCTTATCAGATCGTTTACCGCTTGCGTGAATTACCTCTGATAGGGAAAATAAGCATGGATATGGTGTCTCTGGCCTTGGGGGATCGAGCTTACGAGGTGGCCGTGCCGGAAGAACAGCGCATGCGGCTTGATGAAATTAAAGCTGTGATACAAACTACACCTTTGTCAATTGTGGAACAAATCTTGAATCAATGTAACCGGGGACTGCATCTTTTAGGGAGAATAAGACAACAGTTGGAGAAGCACCGTGTTCAGGAGCGCTTTTTGCCGCGATTCACCCCTTTGGAATCAGTATTGCAGGAGGTCGTAGCCTTTTTCAGCCCTTTTATAACGGCTACTACGAGTGACATAGATCAGATTGTTAAGTTAACAAAGAACATGGAGAAGGTATTGCCAGAGATTGAGCAATACCATACTCGCCTAGGCCAGGTTTTGGAAGCCGTGGAGGCGCTCATCCCTGCGCCGCCGGGTTCCGGTCTTGAGCAATCAAATCTCCTTTTAAGAAGCCAAAATGTTTATAAGCGTCTGAAGGATACAGCTCATACCGCAGGCAAACTACCACCGGAATTAGTAAAGACAGCGCTTGGGAGGTTGGAGGAATTCCAACGTGTAAGTCGTTCAATGGAAACAGTGTCCATATCAATCACGAAGGTTCAGAGTCGTCATGATGCGGAACACCTTTTAGAAGCTGTGGGTGATTATTACCGACAGCAGGAACCTTCCAGCCCGTTGCCAATGCTGTTGTCACGTGCCAGGCGGTGGTCGAGAATGTCATTTCGGGATATTCTCCTAGACTTGGAACTGGGGGAGGCGGCCATGGGGAGGGTTGATAGCGTGCTCCGGCCAGAAAAATCACGGGCTGAGAATCCTGAGAATCAGCCCTAACACGTAAATATAACGGGTGTGATGAGTCTACTATTTAATTGACAAAGCGACGTGATTATGGTTATTTTACTGAAGGAAATCATGCAGCTCAAGCGTGCCAGAGGGCGTTCATTATGGGAAGGGCCTGCCCCGAAGGGGCTGGCGAGCAAGTTGCTGACTTTTGTCAATCTGATTTCCTGTTTTACTTGGCCAGATTTGAAAACGCTTATTTGGTGGTCCCGTACCATGAGCTTTGAAAACACTGGAAAAGAAACAACAGCCACCGCCAAACTAGTGCGCCTAGAAAATTTCCCACATACCAGCCAACCTAACCTTCATCATAATAAATTATGCCACTTACCATAGCTGAATTCATCAAACGAAATCGCCCACCACGGGTTCACATTCAGTATAAGCCCGATATTAACGGGCCGGTGTTGGTGGATTTGCCGTTCGTTCTAGGTGTGATGGCAAACCTGACGGGCGAGGCATCGGAAACTCACCTAGTAGAGGACGAGAAACGCAAGTTTATCGAAATTGATAAAGATAATTTTGAGACGGTTCTCAAAAAAACAGCGCCCAAGGTCTGCCTCAAAGTGGATAATAAACTGGGTGGAAGTGACTCAAGGCTCGCTGTGGAGCTCACATTCAAAAAGATGGACGACTTTTCGCCTGCCGCTATAGCTCAAGCTGTACCAGAGCTTAAGGCCATCTATGATAAGCGGCAAGCACTTAACGAAATTAAAAATTCTCCCCACAGAATCAAAAAGGTCGTGGCAGGACTGACTAAAAAGGATAATGCTACACAAATCGGCCCCATGCTCAATAGGCCGGTTTCGGGAAAATAAACGAGCTTATTATGGCAGCAACGTTAAACTCATAAAGTATTAATGTCTTATGTGTGCCGCTGAGAATTTTAATTTGGAGCGAGCAGTGGAAACAGTCACCGCGTTAGGCCCCGAGGCCTTCCTTGGGGTTGAGGAGCTAGTTCAACGGGTGACAGAGGGATCTCCCAACGTCATCGAGGGTGACTTGGATCGCACTTTGGAAAACATGATCGCCGAATTAGATACCAAATTAACCGATCAAATAAATGAGATTTTGCACAATCCCAAATTGCAAGAATTGGAAGCTACATGGAGGGGTTTGTATTTTTTAGTCATGAATGCTGAGACTGATGCCTCTTTACGCATACAAGTACTAAATGCCACAAAGGAGGAGCTGGCCGAAGTATTCGACAGGTATCCAGGTGCCAAGTGGGATCAGAGCCCTCTTTTTAAAATGATTTACGGTCCCTTGGACACTCACGGTGGGAAACCATTCGGGTGCCTGATTGGAGACTACTACTTTTCACATTCGCCGACCGACGTTTCTGTGTTGAAGGGAATGATGCAGATAAGCGCGGCCGCCATGGCGCCATTCATCAGCGGAGTATCGCCAGAGCTTTTCGGCTTGGAAAGCTGGCAGCAGATAGATGAAATATCGGACATGGCCAAGCTCCTTGAAGGGAAGAAATACGCCGGATGGCGTTCGCTGAGAGAAAACGAGGATGCTCGTTTTCTGGGGCTGACCGGACCGCGGTTTCTAGCACGGCTTCCCTATGGCAAGAGCACCAGACCGGTCTCGGAATTTGATTTCGAGGAGGAAGTGGATGGCAAAGACCACAGCAAGTACCTTTGGGCGAATTCGGCTTATGCATTTGGATATTGCATTGCCCGAGCCTACAAAATCAGTGGGTGGCCTGCAAGAATATGGGGACCCAATACGGAAGATGGCATGGGAGGTAAACTTGAGGGTTTACCTACCCATACCTTCCCTACCGATGATGGGGATGTTGATCTAAAGTGTCCGACGGAGGTGGCGATTGGTGCGCGCAGAGCCAAAGAGTTCGATACGTGTGGCTTAATTCCTTTATGCCACTGGAAAGATGCAGACCATGCCTCCTTCATGGGAGCACATTCTTTGCAAAAGGTTCAGAAATACCAGAATCAAGATGACCAGGAAAATGCGGAGCTATCAGCGAGGTTAAGTTATCTGATGACAGCCAGTCGGTTCGGACATTATCTGAAGCAAATAATAACTGAAGAGATTGGCACCTTTAAATCGCGAGAGGATATGCAGAATCTGCTCACCAACTGGATTCGCCAGTATGTATGTGCTGATCCAGGGTCCGCTTCCGCGATTGCAAAAGCCAGACAACCATTGGCGGCGGCGGAGGTTGAGGTACAAGAAGTCAAAGGTGCTCCAGGATATTATACAGCCAAGTTTTCTCTGCGACCACATTATCAGCTTGAAAGTGTAAATACCGACATAAGTTTGGTTGCCAGGGTCCCATCGGCTCGCCAGAGTACATGAGGAGTTGATTGCTAAACAAACACATTTGTAATAAAACAGAAGGGTGCAAGCAGGACCATTGCACTCAAACCAGATCCTAAAAATTGAGAACCGGGTCCGGGTTTCTCAAAAAACCGAGATTAGTTATGGCGACAAATTATTTCCTTCAAGTTAAAGGAATCACGGGCGAGTGCACCGACAAAAAGCACAAGGATTGGATGGAAGTCATAGAATACCAGCATGGAGTTGTTCAGGAATCCGGGGCGACTCAAGCCGCCACCGGAGCCCACTCCACTGGTAGGGGTCAACACGAAAACCTTAAGATCATCAAATACCTCGACAAAAGCAGTCCCAATCTGGCCCTGTATTGCTCCAAAGGGCAGCACATCGATGAAGTAAAATTGGAATTGAACAAAATGATAAACGGCAAGCAATGTCCCTACATGGAATACAAGCTGTCGAAAGTATTGATTACTTCGGTCAAACCGCGCGGAGTGACGGTCAACAATGACAGTTTGCCCACTGAAGAGGTGACATTCCGTTACAATAAAATTGAGTGGACGTATACGGCCTATGACGACAAAGGGAACACTGCGGGCAAGACTACAGCATCTTGGGATTTAACCGCGAACGAGGGCTGATGAAAATGTAAAAATATGCCAATAAGGACGCCACCGCTGTCATAATCAATTTAAAAGGGCACCGGTGGAGTCGCATTGGCCCATAATCAGATCCAGGAGGATAAGGTATGGAGATATTATGACTTACCAGGAGCATCTCTCAGAAAATGATCTGATCGGTGCAGTAACCTGCCTGCAGGCGCAGATCAAGAGTAACCCAGGTGACACATTACTTCGCCAGGTTTTATTCCAGTGTCTGTGCTTGCAGGCTAAGTGGGATCAAGCAGTTGCCCAGCTGGATGTTCTGCAATCGTTGAGCCACGAATGGCAAAATAGGAGTGTGATATTTCAAGGTATAATTGAAAGTGAAAAAGCACGTGAGCGGGTTTTTCAAGGAATGCACAGCATTCCCTTATATGGCGCAGCTGAATATTGTAGCCGGTCATGGATTGCAGGATGCGAGAGATTAACCCAAGGTAAATATGATGAGGTTAGCACCTTTTATGAACAAGGATTATCCTCTTGGCCGCAATTTAAATATAAAATCAACGACCAACATAGTTCATGGTTCAGCGATGCTGATACTCGAGTTGGGCCTTTCATTGAGGCCTTCCTCCAGACACGTTACTATTGGATTCCGAATTATAGGCTCAAAATGGTCATATTTTCACCTGTTGAACGTCTCCACGACCTTGTTTGGCGGCGCGCCGAGTTTTGGTTAGCTGATGGACTGCACACACATGGTTTTGTCCCAGTTCGTTATCCGGGGGCATCTTTAGCATGGTCTGGTAAACTTTTAATGTCGGGCCATACAGAATGGGAAACGGTGGGGGAGAAGTGGCTGATTGGCATGGGCCAGCGCTTATGGATGACGGATTGGGGTGACCAGGCTTTTTTAGAGGTACATAAAGTCGAACAGGTTAACACCTAAAAACAAAATGAGGCCAACTTCCACTTTGCCTTGCCTATTTGAGCGCATATGTTCCGGGGAAAGTGCCAGTGCCAAAGGTGGCATCCACTCACGGTTGGTTTCAATTAGCCAGTATCGTAAATCAGTACTGGAGGATTTAAGGAACCTGTTGGGAAACTGTGCGATATTGAAAGATGAGGAGGCCGCATCCTACCCTGAAAGTGCGTGCTCGGTCTTGAATTATGGCATTCGTTTCGCATGGGGATCCAACATGGGGCTTCAAGAAATGCCTGCATTGGAATATCATATTAAAGACCTGCTGCTGATATATGAACCACGTTTTGACCGAGCTTCCTTGAAAGTGACAGCGAGACCTCAAGCAGAACGTCCAGATTCTGTAGCTTTGGAGATTGAAGCGCAATTGTGGTGCCATCCTGTGCCTGAATATTTAAAATATGAAACCCGATTAGATCTAAATGTAGGAGTGTTTGTTTTTAATAACTTAGGATGAAAAACCGTCGGCAACAACTTTTGCGTTGCTACGAGGAAGAATTGAATTTCCTGCGGCATCGAGCGGCAGAATTTGCCTCGCAAAACCCAAAAGCCGCTGCTAGACTGTTTCTTTCCGCTGATCCCAGCATTTCCTGCCCTGACCCTCATGTTGAGCGGCTTCTTGAGGGGGTGGCCTATTTAACGGCTCGTGTGCGTTTGAAATTCGAATCCGAATTTCCTCGTTTCACTCAGGCCTTGCTGGAATCTATTTATCCTTATTACTTGTGCCCTTTGCCATCTATGACAATCGTAGAGTTTGTGCCCAAGTATGCCGAGGTTCCCCCGCAAGGATATAAGATACCGCGGCACACGGAATTACGAGAGCTGCTCCGCGGAGACGAGGAACGAGTCACCCCTTGTCTTTTTCGTACTGGCCATGCAGTTGATGTCAGGCCTATCCAACCTCCAGAGTGCCACTATTATTCTCAAAGGCTTGCCGATTTGCGTCTCCCTGATGGCCTAAATATTCATGCAGCCATTCGTATCCGGCTTCGCACTCAAGGAAGCGTGGCCTTCAACGAACTGGAATTAGACCGTTTGAGCTTCTATATTCATGCTGACCCATCACTGGCGGGTGTACTCTACGAGGAGATAATGGCTCACCTTTCACACGTGGTGGTGCAGGTGGCGGGAGACCGGAGAGAGACCCTTGGGCTTTTGCCATCGAGATGTGTGAGACCAGTGGGTTTTGACCGGGAGCAGGCCTTGTTACTGCAAGATTCGAGGTGTTTCGATGGTTACCGTCTGCTTCAAGAGTACTTTGCATTTCCCCAGCGATACATGTTTTTTGAACTGGAAGGACTTAATCCGATGTTGGAAAAGGTCCATGGGGACGCTATGGAAATCGTTTTAGGATTTGACCGTGATAACCGAGTCTTGGATCGGCGGCTCATTCCTAACGGCTTAAGACTTTTTTGCACGCCCGCGGTAAATCTGTTTCCCCTCTGGTGCGACCAGATTGAATTGACCGATCGCTTCCATGAGTTTGCGATATTGCCCGATCGGACAAGGCCTTTGGATTATGAAGTCCATTCGGTTGAATGTGTTGTGGGGTTGGATGACACGGGAACGGAAGCGCGACGTTTTTCGCCATTTTATCAAAATCGGGATACGGGGCCAGGCGGCGCATATTTTACAGTTCATCGCCGGCAGCGGCTGCTTACT harbors:
- the tssF gene encoding type VI secretion system baseplate subunit TssF, which gives rise to MKNRRQQLLRCYEEELNFLRHRAAEFASQNPKAAARLFLSADPSISCPDPHVERLLEGVAYLTARVRLKFESEFPRFTQALLESIYPYYLCPLPSMTIVEFVPKYAEVPPQGYKIPRHTELRELLRGDEERVTPCLFRTGHAVDVRPIQPPECHYYSQRLADLRLPDGLNIHAAIRIRLRTQGSVAFNELELDRLSFYIHADPSLAGVLYEEIMAHLSHVVVQVAGDRRETLGLLPSRCVRPVGFDREQALLLQDSRCFDGYRLLQEYFAFPQRYMFFELEGLNPMLEKVHGDAMEIVLGFDRDNRVLDRRLIPNGLRLFCTPAVNLFPLWCDQIELTDRFHEFAILPDRTRPLDYEVHSVECVVGLDDTGTEARRFSPFYQNRDTGPGGAYFTVHRRQRLLTDQEQRTGQHPAYLGCDAFLSLVDENAVPLASRYHGNAVRSLRRLRVRAWCTNRHLPAYMAEPRRFDLFGGPLESIHCLERPTLPYPSFAEGEFAWRLIGHLGVNYQSLLSSNDSGVGALKKLLKLYAYTEDGESPVEIEHLRKIEVDYVTHRVPTKGPVPFAFARGLLIKMDVDDHKGGGFGMFLLGAVLERFFAKYASVNSFTQLVLTSDEGNTLRKTWPPRSGAREIV
- a CDS encoding type VI secretion system ImpA family N-terminal domain-containing protein codes for the protein MQENEKLGLIEPISLESPCGVDLRYDPEAEFDVLESMLTPAAGADPNWEEIRERALATLARGKDLRVMIILATASLKTEGLGGFNDCLEVMGEWLERYWENLHPILDEAEKAGKIEPRRCGILENLALIPGEPYQIVYRLRELPLIGKISMDMVSLALGDRAYEVAVPEEQRMRLDEIKAVIQTTPLSIVEQILNQCNRGLHLLGRIRQQLEKHRVQERFLPRFTPLESVLQEVVAFFSPFITATTSDIDQIVKLTKNMEKVLPEIEQYHTRLGQVLEAVEALIPAPPGSGLEQSNLLLRSQNVYKRLKDTAHTAGKLPPELVKTALGRLEEFQRVSRSMETVSISITKVQSRHDAEHLLEAVGDYYRQQEPSSPLPMLLSRARRWSRMSFRDILLDLELGEAAMGRVDSVLRPEKSRAENPENQP
- the tssC gene encoding type VI secretion system contractile sheath large subunit: MCAAENFNLERAVETVTALGPEAFLGVEELVQRVTEGSPNVIEGDLDRTLENMIAELDTKLTDQINEILHNPKLQELEATWRGLYFLVMNAETDASLRIQVLNATKEELAEVFDRYPGAKWDQSPLFKMIYGPLDTHGGKPFGCLIGDYYFSHSPTDVSVLKGMMQISAAAMAPFISGVSPELFGLESWQQIDEISDMAKLLEGKKYAGWRSLRENEDARFLGLTGPRFLARLPYGKSTRPVSEFDFEEEVDGKDHSKYLWANSAYAFGYCIARAYKISGWPARIWGPNTEDGMGGKLEGLPTHTFPTDDGDVDLKCPTEVAIGARRAKEFDTCGLIPLCHWKDADHASFMGAHSLQKVQKYQNQDDQENAELSARLSYLMTASRFGHYLKQIITEEIGTFKSREDMQNLLTNWIRQYVCADPGSASAIAKARQPLAAAEVEVQEVKGAPGYYTAKFSLRPHYQLESVNTDISLVARVPSARQST
- a CDS encoding SUMF1/EgtB/PvdO family nonheme iron enzyme, encoding MAAGRVGMVTYMAHPIPTSNIIREHLTRIAAGKKRELLLGLFGKHPAWEDHIPSYLRPPELETVDRLLDSGVVGNIDNRWGLNLEYFIAARKSLVVGGIFPCIDGSIERRAQKPLIIAAYSSGLPRDYVFEQVLPRLRGFHRTVIPRVKQEEVESHPLYGWVLKTNPQVRCFPLNRKEYGTVAITQEEVCKAHAELQAEFNNMIRSLPEEVFYTGVEQKTLEQFFNRSDWDPNRAKLEHVLADLWENARLAGVTPGRGVRVPLGIQTLDTDIKIWAALLDKIIGEEYGYTIIVAPEDSWIGLFSGSEISVPQVRTIKAPIATWPYFVQAGKNQTPDCRAAVIQAITATAPFLAAEYNSGDVRCTYVKEEVIIDSASDKKVNKAGIDGGVIPANAIKDVMENNGEVDQPQPKSNIIYQPTSEPLAAVGKGVPQLHKIGVAGNQGVIDNTHTHIESSSAIHSRLQQVNAPSRRILSIKDLFCILDKNTRPNIIIKILSIILFGLAVLFVCLPGYKRPELQAKIKRTSGETDSNSTQFAAKVQMPGINKGKVDGRPNLPPAIRVNTTNIMLQAGGSTNILVLLEDEDTPVDSVVLSEVSVDMGGLHIRTNQILQNQWRITLTADKTIGNQRAIMRLGASDGQTNTLDKYYITVVKPPVDLVAGSQQVIAYPGYRHSLILQGMGDPDVPLKYRILSLPKHGKVAPVEGIMNNGAAKLEYLTSPGPSMDELTFVVYQGDKTSAIGNVAIQITNIMPLKISWPGSAKIALLVGQSRNFDIQITKAPIVKNVEWQVESKPKGMVRAAVETKEQAALLDLEALPGSGGHTVELTIKVLGDGGACGDVCKILLVVQNTNSLPMTSSLVKEKVFRINTENGIQVEFEMVWVAGLPGGGDWDESHRGGGWVGKYEVNQTQYEAYTSSRNMTNPSSAGREFFKEINKSWSGKLPVENVTFNEAVSFCDFLNQATDNGRERKGWVFRLPTVEQWKHMFNTAYPQYQQGKFIASTNHVLSVFIQAETMHKHPLETGELRDHNPLGIQDLIGNVWEWCVANETNAVCYGGGFDTVNANVIPFSTRSTSRTHRLKNVGFRVLIVPAQRNSS
- the tssB gene encoding type VI secretion system contractile sheath small subunit produces the protein MPLTIAEFIKRNRPPRVHIQYKPDINGPVLVDLPFVLGVMANLTGEASETHLVEDEKRKFIEIDKDNFETVLKKTAPKVCLKVDNKLGGSDSRLAVELTFKKMDDFSPAAIAQAVPELKAIYDKRQALNEIKNSPHRIKKVVAGLTKKDNATQIGPMLNRPVSGK
- a CDS encoding type VI secretion system tube protein Hcp; its protein translation is MATNYFLQVKGITGECTDKKHKDWMEVIEYQHGVVQESGATQAATGAHSTGRGQHENLKIIKYLDKSSPNLALYCSKGQHIDEVKLELNKMINGKQCPYMEYKLSKVLITSVKPRGVTVNNDSLPTEEVTFRYNKIEWTYTAYDDKGNTAGKTTASWDLTANEG
- the tssE gene encoding type VI secretion system baseplate subunit TssE, whose product is MRPTSTLPCLFERICSGESASAKGGIHSRLVSISQYRKSVLEDLRNLLGNCAILKDEEAASYPESACSVLNYGIRFAWGSNMGLQEMPALEYHIKDLLLIYEPRFDRASLKVTARPQAERPDSVALEIEAQLWCHPVPEYLKYETRLDLNVGVFVFNNLG